A genomic segment from Synergistales bacterium encodes:
- a CDS encoding chemotaxis protein CheD, with translation MGDLVASKAPATFVTLGLGSCIGLALYDTTAKVGGLVHIMLPDSRGMANPPKLGKFADTAVPELIRQLEQLGGKRSRLKAKMAGGAQMFQVPGKQGGLLAVGAKNGEAVVALLNQHRIDIEVQQIGGSKGRSIEFVLPGWVLKIKTLGMGVEEF, from the coding sequence ATGGGTGATCTGGTGGCGTCCAAGGCGCCTGCAACCTTTGTTACATTGGGATTGGGGTCCTGTATCGGGCTTGCTCTCTACGACACCACGGCCAAGGTGGGCGGACTGGTGCATATCATGCTGCCCGACAGTAGAGGTATGGCGAACCCGCCGAAGCTGGGAAAGTTCGCCGATACGGCGGTTCCCGAACTGATCCGCCAGCTGGAGCAGCTGGGGGGGAAACGCTCCCGTCTGAAGGCGAAGATGGCGGGCGGTGCGCAGATGTTTCAGGTTCCCGGGAAGCAGGGGGGACTGCTGGCGGTGGGTGCCAAGAACGGCGAGGCTGTTGTCGCCCTCCTGAATCAGCACAGAATCGACATCGAGGTGCAGCAGATAGGGGGCAGCAAGGGGAGGAGCATCGAGTTTGTCCTTCCCGGCTGGGTGCTGAAGATCAAGACCCTGGGTATGGGCGTAGAAGAGTTTTAG
- a CDS encoding FliA/WhiG family RNA polymerase sigma factor — MPMPDRPDKGLWDAYRSEGTEVRREALVRRYLPLVKFVVGRMAVKAPPGLDYEDMLSFGAIGLLDAIERFEPERGFSFQTFAVPRIRGAVLDELRKYDWISRTGREKLQRLERVTEELLQEYGAVSEEELMKRLEMDETAFRELLEVSSRSYITSLDETVPYDEGEVSKADTLMSDLPSAQDRVEHAEALSNVQDALTRLSEREQLVLALYYQEGLTLKEIGITLGVTESRVSQIHGKALATVRAFLKPE; from the coding sequence ATGCCGATGCCTGACAGGCCCGACAAAGGCCTCTGGGATGCCTATAGAAGCGAAGGGACCGAGGTGCGGCGCGAGGCGCTGGTGCGTCGCTATCTCCCTCTGGTGAAGTTTGTGGTCGGCCGGATGGCCGTCAAGGCGCCTCCCGGCCTGGACTACGAGGATATGCTGAGTTTCGGCGCCATTGGCCTGCTCGATGCCATCGAGCGCTTCGAACCGGAGCGGGGCTTTTCGTTCCAGACCTTTGCGGTTCCGCGTATCCGCGGTGCCGTGCTTGACGAACTGCGGAAGTACGACTGGATCTCCAGGACCGGCCGGGAGAAACTCCAGCGGCTGGAGCGCGTGACCGAGGAACTCCTCCAGGAGTACGGAGCCGTTTCGGAAGAGGAGCTCATGAAGCGTCTTGAAATGGACGAGACTGCCTTTAGAGAGCTGCTCGAGGTGTCCAGCCGGAGCTACATCACCTCCCTTGACGAGACTGTTCCCTACGACGAAGGCGAGGTGAGCAAGGCCGATACACTGATGTCGGACCTGCCCTCCGCTCAGGATCGAGTGGAACACGCCGAGGCGCTCTCCAATGTGCAGGATGCACTCACGCGGCTCTCGGAACGTGAGCAGCTGGTCCTTGCCCTCTACTATCAGGAAGGGCTGACCCTCAAAGAAATCGGGATCACCCTGGGGGTGACCGAATCCAGAGTGTCGCAAATCCACGGGAAAGCACTGGCCACTGTCCGTGCTTTTCTCAAACCTGAGTGA
- a CDS encoding S1 RNA-binding domain-containing protein, which produces MAEEKSDPKDQISVGTDVEGTVEHLAPYGAFVRLSGGQKAMVHISELSHGFVKKVEDVLELGQKVRARVIKIDEKGRIDLSIKALQPKPQKKRPRDDDDFEKRLSNFMKDSDEKFTTLNSKASGKGAKKRGSKK; this is translated from the coding sequence ATGGCTGAAGAGAAAAGCGATCCCAAGGATCAGATCAGTGTCGGAACGGATGTCGAAGGTACGGTGGAACACCTGGCGCCCTACGGCGCCTTTGTGCGGCTGTCTGGCGGCCAGAAGGCCATGGTGCATATCTCGGAGCTTTCGCATGGATTTGTCAAGAAGGTGGAGGATGTGCTGGAGCTGGGACAAAAGGTGCGCGCCCGCGTGATCAAGATCGACGAGAAGGGCCGTATCGACCTGTCCATCAAGGCGTTGCAGCCGAAGCCCCAGAAGAAGCGTCCCAGGGATGACGATGACTTCGAGAAGCGTTTGTCCAATTTCATGAAAGACAGCGACGAAAAGTTTACAACGCTTAACAGCAAGGCAAGCGGTAAGGGCGCAAAGAAGCGTGGCAGCAAAAAGTAG
- a CDS encoding UDP-2,3-diacylglucosamine diphosphatase → MQTFRSIFLSDTHVGIRWSKEEMLAEMLESVQCRHLYLLGDIIEGWRLRKNKSLPQAGNTILRHILKHSRESSITYIPGNHDEFMDVFTGYTFGNISIRERDEHTTADGRRFVLLHGDEFDLAVRYGYLLSRFGNVAYSGTLWLSAFLNRFRSLLGMEYWSLAQYLKDRVKDRVTAASDFENALVAEARYRGAQGIICGHIHRPSLRDMQGLRYGNCGDWIEHCTVIVERENGHLELMQWKDSETGLVPYRD, encoded by the coding sequence ATGCAAACCTTCCGCTCGATCTTTCTTTCGGACACACATGTGGGAATACGCTGGAGCAAGGAGGAGATGCTCGCCGAGATGCTGGAAAGCGTCCAGTGCCGTCACCTCTACCTGCTGGGAGACATCATCGAAGGATGGCGGCTTCGGAAGAACAAGAGCCTCCCCCAGGCGGGCAACACCATCCTGCGGCATATCCTGAAGCATTCGCGGGAGAGCAGCATCACCTACATCCCCGGCAACCACGACGAGTTCATGGATGTCTTTACGGGCTACACCTTCGGCAATATCAGCATCAGGGAACGGGACGAGCACACCACCGCCGACGGTCGCCGGTTCGTTCTTCTCCACGGAGACGAATTCGACCTCGCCGTCCGCTACGGCTACCTGCTCTCCCGATTCGGCAATGTGGCCTACAGCGGCACCCTCTGGCTCAGCGCCTTTCTCAACCGTTTCAGGTCGCTGCTCGGGATGGAGTACTGGTCGCTGGCGCAGTATCTCAAGGATCGGGTGAAAGACCGGGTCACCGCAGCCAGCGACTTCGAGAACGCCCTGGTCGCCGAAGCCCGCTACCGCGGCGCCCAGGGAATCATCTGCGGCCACATCCACCGCCCGTCACTGCGGGATATGCAGGGGCTGCGCTACGGGAACTGCGGCGACTGGATCGAACACTGCACCGTTATCGTAGAACGCGAGAACGGACATCTGGAGTTGATGCAGTGGAAGGACAGCGAAACCGGACTGGTCCCCTACCGGGATTGA
- a CDS encoding histidine phosphatase family protein, protein MGTKTVLLVRHGETVWNAERRYQGRTDVPLSPTGEEQARRLGARLAQWHPQAIYSSALGRAARTGELIAGAAASGPAVAMIPGLEELDFGEWEGLTADEITRRYGEMHGRWKRDPSSVRAPGGESFEEAVRRVGKAIAPLLSSAEGRIVLVGHGGSIRAALVSLIGFRPSQVWHMRLDNCSITAVEESPCSWRLCFWNDRLHTLVPGSRAHELPIPQ, encoded by the coding sequence ATGGGGACAAAGACAGTGCTACTGGTGCGCCACGGAGAGACGGTATGGAACGCCGAGCGGCGGTACCAGGGCAGAACGGACGTACCGCTTTCCCCGACAGGGGAGGAGCAGGCCCGGCGGCTGGGGGCGCGGTTAGCGCAGTGGCATCCCCAGGCCATCTACAGCAGTGCCCTGGGCAGAGCGGCCCGCACCGGCGAGCTCATTGCCGGGGCGGCGGCATCGGGGCCTGCCGTGGCGATGATCCCGGGGTTGGAGGAGCTGGACTTCGGTGAATGGGAGGGGCTGACCGCCGACGAGATCACCCGGCGCTACGGCGAGATGCATGGGCGGTGGAAGCGCGATCCCTCCTCGGTCCGCGCACCGGGTGGAGAGAGCTTCGAGGAAGCGGTGAGGCGTGTCGGCAAGGCGATCGCGCCGCTGCTCTCTTCCGCCGAGGGACGGATCGTCCTGGTGGGGCACGGGGGAAGCATCCGGGCGGCACTGGTGTCGCTGATCGGCTTCCGGCCTTCTCAGGTCTGGCATATGCGTCTGGACAACTGTTCCATCACCGCAGTGGAAGAGAGCCCCTGCAGCTGGCGTCTCTGTTTCTGGAACGATCGGCTGCATACGCTGGTGCCGGGGAGTAGAGCCCACGAGCTCCCTATTCCCCAATAG
- a CDS encoding FapA family protein produces the protein MSSADQSLSLSVTDKGVFLQVAPDAELTLTDAIRFVTDREIEDYDNDALLEAVNERSGEPVRIAERRPDLDRPANIEVSISEDGLRAELRMLRPLGKPWPTVDELKAALQEQGVTFGVKEDALQRIVDERLTDQWVTVAEGQPPKEGKDTEFVYKVETNPARPKEIDKNRVDMKNLGTVVNVLEGQELVEKIPHVPAEDGTSVLGKPIKARQTKDKSIPAGKNTTLSEDGLHLYTAMDGHVSVKEGKVHISPVYEVPGDVDYSTGNIEFVGDVTIKGTVREGFDVTAGGNIIVNGVVEGATISCEGTVTLKSGIRGMSRGRIQARGNIICTYCGQAWVRSEGDIFVAEAIMHSDIGAKGTIDAVQGGKGLIVGGKVQAGRGVRCETLGNDMGTKTEVVVGQPPKLKEQYETLQRNQEEVEGKLSEISGNLTFLKKIESLGKLDEKKRQVMLKLTRAKFQLQAQQKNIAKQLETLEQEIEGARKEGKVEVRGTVHSGTSIAIRGVKYLVREDMHSISFVYHEGEVKPQPLR, from the coding sequence ATGAGTTCCGCGGATCAGTCTCTTTCGCTTTCGGTGACCGACAAAGGGGTTTTCCTGCAGGTGGCTCCGGATGCAGAGTTGACGCTCACAGATGCCATACGTTTTGTCACGGACCGCGAGATCGAGGATTACGACAACGACGCGCTGCTGGAGGCGGTGAACGAACGGAGCGGGGAGCCGGTTCGCATCGCCGAGCGCCGGCCCGATCTGGATCGGCCCGCCAACATCGAGGTGAGCATCAGCGAGGATGGATTGCGGGCCGAGCTCAGGATGCTGCGGCCTCTTGGCAAGCCCTGGCCCACCGTAGACGAACTGAAGGCTGCCCTGCAGGAGCAGGGGGTGACCTTCGGCGTCAAGGAGGATGCGCTCCAGCGTATTGTTGATGAGCGCCTGACGGATCAGTGGGTCACCGTCGCGGAGGGGCAGCCGCCGAAAGAGGGGAAGGATACGGAGTTTGTCTACAAGGTGGAGACGAACCCGGCCAGGCCCAAGGAGATCGACAAGAACAGGGTGGACATGAAGAATCTCGGGACGGTCGTGAACGTCCTGGAAGGACAGGAACTGGTGGAAAAGATCCCCCACGTTCCCGCCGAAGACGGCACCAGTGTGCTGGGCAAGCCGATCAAGGCCCGCCAGACCAAGGATAAGTCCATACCGGCGGGGAAGAACACCACCCTCTCCGAGGATGGACTGCATCTCTACACCGCCATGGACGGCCACGTCTCCGTGAAAGAGGGGAAGGTGCATATCTCGCCGGTCTACGAGGTGCCCGGCGACGTGGACTACAGCACCGGAAACATCGAGTTTGTCGGCGATGTCACCATCAAGGGAACGGTCCGCGAAGGCTTTGACGTCACCGCCGGCGGCAACATCATCGTCAACGGTGTCGTAGAGGGAGCTACCATCTCCTGTGAGGGAACGGTGACCCTGAAGAGCGGTATCCGCGGGATGTCCAGAGGGCGGATTCAGGCGAGGGGCAATATCATCTGCACCTACTGTGGGCAGGCCTGGGTTCGGAGCGAGGGGGACATCTTTGTCGCCGAAGCGATCATGCACTCTGATATCGGCGCCAAAGGCACCATCGATGCCGTGCAGGGCGGCAAGGGATTGATTGTCGGCGGAAAGGTCCAGGCCGGCCGCGGTGTCCGCTGCGAGACCCTGGGCAACGATATGGGAACCAAGACCGAGGTTGTCGTGGGCCAGCCGCCCAAGCTCAAGGAGCAGTACGAAACCCTCCAGCGTAACCAGGAGGAGGTGGAAGGCAAGCTTTCGGAGATCTCCGGCAACCTGACCTTCCTCAAAAAGATCGAATCGCTGGGCAAGCTGGACGAGAAGAAGCGGCAGGTGATGCTCAAGCTGACCCGCGCCAAATTCCAGCTGCAGGCGCAGCAGAAAAACATCGCGAAGCAGCTGGAAACGTTGGAGCAGGAGATCGAGGGTGCCCGCAAGGAGGGCAAGGTCGAGGTCCGGGGGACGGTGCACTCCGGTACCTCCATTGCCATACGGGGGGTCAAATACCTGGTCAGAGAAGACATGCATTCGATCTCCTTTGTCTACCATGAGGGGGAGGTCAAACCGCAGCCGTTGCGGTAG
- the argH gene encoding argininosuccinate lyase has product MWKGCFSEETDARVQRFTQSLDLDWRMVGADIKVSIAHVRMLGRVGLLTPGECRTLEEALRSIAEEAERGDFVPRESLEDVHMNVEQRLTERCGELGAKLHAGRSRNDQVATTVRLYLKSQLCRLGDRLELLLTAVLDKAEAEATTVVPGYTHLQQAQPITFGHFLLSYGQCFLRDFRRLLQALEGLDECPLGSGALAGSTLPLDRSYAAGELGFSGITENSLDAVAQRDYQFDVHHFANLFSVHVSRLAEDLIIYMTREFGWLDLPDALCTGSSMMPQKKNPDVLELLRGRSAQGLANYADLAMLVKGLPMTYNRDLQEDKRSLWRTLDNCAEMADILPGVVASISIDRERAVAGFAGGFTLATDVAEYLVDRGVPFRRAHELVGNAVRWCRENEKGVDSLTFAEWRKLIPQVEEDLMEILSIESAVARRSLPGGTAPGEVRRSAGVARQRLERYAAECREYGDQVGNALD; this is encoded by the coding sequence ATGTGGAAGGGTTGTTTTTCCGAGGAGACCGATGCCAGGGTGCAGCGCTTCACCCAGTCTCTCGATCTCGACTGGCGTATGGTTGGTGCGGATATCAAGGTGAGCATCGCTCATGTCAGGATGCTCGGCCGGGTGGGTCTGTTGACGCCCGGCGAGTGCCGCACCCTTGAGGAGGCACTGCGGTCCATTGCGGAAGAAGCGGAAAGGGGCGATTTTGTCCCCAGGGAATCCCTGGAGGATGTGCATATGAACGTGGAACAGCGCTTGACGGAGCGGTGCGGCGAGCTGGGGGCCAAGCTGCACGCCGGACGCAGCAGGAACGATCAGGTGGCGACGACGGTGCGCCTCTATCTCAAGTCTCAGCTCTGCCGACTGGGCGATCGGCTGGAGCTCCTGCTGACGGCTGTCCTGGACAAGGCCGAGGCCGAGGCCACCACGGTGGTGCCCGGCTACACCCATCTGCAGCAGGCGCAACCGATCACCTTCGGCCACTTCCTGCTCTCCTACGGACAGTGCTTCCTGCGGGATTTCCGCCGCCTGTTGCAGGCGCTGGAAGGCCTCGACGAGTGCCCTCTCGGTTCCGGGGCTCTGGCGGGTTCCACGTTGCCTCTGGACCGCAGCTACGCAGCCGGGGAGCTGGGGTTTTCCGGGATCACCGAGAACAGCCTCGACGCTGTGGCCCAGCGGGATTACCAGTTCGATGTCCACCACTTCGCCAATCTCTTCTCGGTGCATGTCAGCCGGCTGGCCGAGGATCTCATCATCTACATGACCAGAGAGTTCGGCTGGCTCGACCTTCCCGATGCGCTCTGCACCGGTTCCAGCATGATGCCCCAGAAGAAAAACCCCGATGTGCTGGAGCTGCTGCGCGGCAGGTCCGCCCAGGGGCTGGCCAACTACGCGGACCTTGCCATGCTGGTGAAGGGGCTGCCCATGACCTACAACCGCGACCTCCAGGAAGACAAGCGCTCGCTCTGGCGGACGCTGGACAACTGCGCGGAGATGGCCGACATCCTTCCCGGCGTGGTGGCGAGCATCTCCATCGACAGGGAGCGTGCCGTGGCCGGTTTTGCGGGCGGTTTCACCCTGGCCACCGATGTGGCGGAGTATCTGGTGGACCGGGGGGTGCCCTTCAGAAGAGCCCATGAGCTGGTCGGCAATGCCGTCCGCTGGTGTCGGGAGAATGAAAAGGGTGTGGACAGCCTGACCTTTGCCGAATGGCGGAAGCTGATCCCGCAGGTGGAGGAGGATCTCATGGAGATCCTGAGTATCGAGTCGGCTGTAGCGAGGCGGAGTCTTCCCGGCGGCACCGCTCCGGGGGAGGTGCGCCGTTCCGCCGGTGTCGCAAGGCAGCGCCTGGAGCGGTATGCCGCCGAGTGCCGCGAATATGGCGATCAGGTGGGGAACGCTCTGGACTAG
- a CDS encoding sigma-70 family RNA polymerase sigma factor, producing MGVGIVVEHRQCDAHEGAEESSASSGSPPVEESLLWDALRRGDEDARETLIVAYRPLVFWFLGKLKAPAGCRQDLAQEGMLALIGAVDAFDADRGTRFSTFAYHRIRGRMLNYLERVEARAPTPVAGDYLSSCRSAEQVPDEWVLSLRESLAALSEGEEAIIRKLFFEGAQAKEYARECGIDVSYLHRLKRRVLVKLRHLLGAGSATPGG from the coding sequence ATGGGGGTTGGGATCGTGGTGGAACATCGGCAGTGCGATGCCCATGAAGGAGCGGAGGAGAGCAGTGCGTCCTCCGGTTCCCCGCCGGTAGAGGAGTCCCTGTTGTGGGATGCCCTCCGGAGAGGAGACGAGGACGCCCGGGAGACGCTGATCGTGGCGTACCGTCCCCTGGTCTTCTGGTTTCTGGGGAAACTCAAGGCTCCGGCCGGCTGCCGGCAGGATCTTGCCCAGGAGGGAATGCTGGCCCTGATCGGTGCCGTCGACGCCTTCGACGCCGATCGGGGGACGCGATTCAGCACCTTTGCGTACCACAGAATCAGAGGGAGGATGCTCAACTATCTCGAGCGTGTGGAGGCCAGAGCACCCACACCCGTGGCCGGCGACTACCTCTCCTCCTGCCGCAGTGCCGAGCAGGTGCCCGATGAGTGGGTTCTCTCGCTGCGCGAGAGTCTGGCGGCGCTTTCGGAGGGGGAGGAGGCCATCATCAGAAAGCTCTTCTTCGAGGGAGCCCAGGCAAAGGAGTATGCCCGGGAGTGCGGCATCGATGTCAGCTATCTCCACCGCCTCAAACGCCGGGTGCTGGTCAAGTTGCGTCATCTCCTCGGGGCCGGTTCGGCCACTCCAGGCGGCTAG
- a CDS encoding phosphatase has translation MSRYGAIDLGSNSLRTLILSRKGETLSFVDGGLWTPRITEGLSERAYRIGDEALERTLDALREAVDHLDRKGVPRENRVFFATESLRSAENADAAEQRLAEAAGIPLQRLSGEDEARFGYRAVRIGLGDVETVFDLGGGSLELAGAEEAVSLPLGAVRLLGDCGEDLAAIRRTVDAALDASGFRPGGLAGVGGTSSTIAMMLAEIPWRDFDPARIHGAVIPLQGVEALIERMRRLTVEERRDVVGLHPRRADIILPGLVVVERLLSLAGETSFRHSESGLLWGMVMELVARQGRVVRQVRMRNEMEVNQ, from the coding sequence ATGTCCCGCTACGGAGCGATCGATCTAGGATCGAATTCACTGCGCACACTGATTCTCTCCCGTAAGGGGGAGACCCTTTCCTTTGTCGATGGAGGGCTGTGGACGCCCCGCATCACCGAGGGGCTCTCCGAAAGGGCATATCGTATCGGAGACGAAGCGCTGGAGCGGACGCTCGATGCGCTCCGGGAGGCGGTGGACCATCTCGACCGGAAGGGTGTCCCCCGGGAGAACCGGGTCTTTTTCGCCACCGAATCGCTCCGGAGTGCGGAGAATGCCGATGCTGCCGAACAGCGGCTGGCGGAGGCCGCGGGGATACCGCTGCAGCGCCTTTCCGGGGAGGACGAAGCCCGGTTTGGGTACAGGGCGGTCCGGATTGGGCTGGGCGATGTGGAGACGGTCTTCGATCTCGGCGGAGGCAGCCTGGAGCTTGCCGGAGCGGAAGAGGCCGTTTCGCTGCCCCTTGGAGCGGTGCGGCTCCTGGGCGATTGCGGTGAGGATCTTGCGGCGATACGGAGGACCGTCGACGCCGCCCTGGATGCGTCGGGATTCAGGCCCGGCGGGCTTGCCGGCGTGGGCGGCACCTCGTCGACGATCGCCATGATGCTGGCGGAGATCCCCTGGCGCGACTTCGATCCGGCGCGTATCCACGGCGCCGTTATCCCCCTGCAGGGTGTCGAAGCGCTGATTGAGCGGATGCGACGCCTGACGGTGGAGGAGCGGAGGGATGTCGTTGGGCTGCATCCACGGCGGGCGGACATCATCCTGCCGGGACTCGTGGTGGTGGAGCGCCTGCTGTCGCTGGCCGGCGAGACGTCCTTCAGACACAGCGAGTCCGGGCTGCTCTGGGGTATGGTGATGGAACTCGTCGCCCGGCAGGGTCGAGTGGTCCGTCAGGTTCGTATGCGGAACGAAATGGAGGTGAACCAGTGA
- a CDS encoding DUF501 domain-containing protein, with protein MKRQQRKRERFDTAPMVGVARRCRWGAPQVVVVAPVYRDTPFPTTFWLTCPYLCRRCGELETEGGIAQLERAVAADAAAWRRYHRCHALVRLALLEKGRRAFLQRRDRSRYRGIRRRGVGGIDYRLGGIAVKCLHLQVASWLGMGRHPAAFRLRSQVGGLCCTDPGAFPCLWNSEEGSDDVPLRSDRSRIEFTAHTDSLP; from the coding sequence GTGAAACGACAGCAGCGGAAGCGGGAGCGTTTCGACACGGCACCGATGGTCGGTGTGGCGCGTCGCTGCCGATGGGGGGCGCCGCAGGTGGTGGTTGTCGCCCCGGTCTACCGCGACACACCGTTCCCGACCACCTTCTGGCTCACCTGCCCCTACCTCTGCAGGCGCTGCGGCGAGCTGGAGACCGAAGGCGGCATAGCTCAGCTGGAGAGGGCGGTCGCGGCCGATGCCGCTGCATGGCGGCGCTATCACCGCTGCCATGCCCTGGTGCGTCTTGCGCTCCTGGAAAAAGGACGGCGCGCCTTTCTCCAGAGACGGGATCGCTCCAGATACAGAGGTATCCGGCGGAGGGGCGTGGGAGGGATCGACTATCGGCTGGGCGGGATCGCCGTGAAATGCCTGCATCTGCAGGTTGCGTCCTGGCTTGGCATGGGCCGGCATCCCGCGGCGTTCCGGCTTCGGAGTCAGGTGGGCGGCCTCTGTTGCACCGATCCGGGGGCCTTCCCCTGCCTGTGGAACAGCGAAGAGGGGAGTGACGATGTCCCGCTACGGAGCGATCGATCTAGGATCGAATTCACTGCGCACACTGATTCTCTCCCGTAA
- a CDS encoding chemotaxis protein CheC yields the protein MEWGDLSQLQIDAIREVGNIGAGNAATALSQMLGRAVDMDVPVAGLVSIYEIGNTLGAPEDLASAVLIRVEGDFSCNLIFITSEAEARNLTELLISMDLGDLSEDQQAQMQDSALSESGNMILGAFLNALSMLTGYTLPASVPAVAHDMLGAIMNVVAAMFGVMGDTALLVRTHLHVKDVDQPIEGTVVMVPDPGSLEALLAKLGV from the coding sequence ATGGAGTGGGGAGACCTCTCGCAGCTGCAGATAGACGCGATCCGCGAGGTGGGCAATATCGGAGCCGGGAACGCCGCTACGGCGCTCTCCCAGATGCTGGGACGCGCCGTGGACATGGATGTGCCGGTGGCCGGGCTCGTCTCGATCTACGAGATCGGGAACACCCTGGGCGCCCCGGAGGATCTGGCGTCGGCGGTGCTGATCCGTGTTGAAGGCGATTTTTCCTGCAATCTTATCTTCATTACCAGCGAGGCGGAGGCCAGGAATCTGACGGAACTGCTCATATCGATGGATCTCGGCGATCTGTCGGAGGATCAGCAGGCGCAGATGCAGGACAGCGCGCTCTCCGAGTCGGGGAACATGATCCTTGGAGCCTTCCTGAACGCCCTGTCCATGCTCACCGGCTATACCTTGCCGGCCTCTGTGCCCGCGGTTGCGCACGATATGCTTGGGGCGATCATGAATGTGGTTGCGGCTATGTTTGGTGTGATGGGGGATACCGCGCTCCTTGTTCGGACGCACCTTCACGTCAAGGATGTCGACCAGCCGATCGAAGGGACGGTCGTAATGGTTCCCGACCCAGGTTCCCTCGAGGCGTTGCTGGCAAAATTGGGGGTGTGA